GTCGCCAGCTAGCATCCCAAGCACGGGTATTTTCGATCTCGACCCAAGTAGTACCACCGTCATTGGAAATATACACGATCCACGGATCCGTTCCGGGGTTACTTCCAGAATTATTCGAGAACCATCTGTAGTATGAGATGATCGGATCTGAATAACCGGTCAAATCAAACTCAGGTGAAATGAGCGTGGTCTCTCCACCGTCCACGTCATCTTGTGTAAATACTCCACCGCCGTTGTTTCCAGTAACGGCACAGATAAAGCCTCCTTGTGTATTCTGACTTCCTGGCTGTACAAAGCCAAGCGACATATCATTGCTCGCATAGGTTGGATCCGGAACATCAATGATCCACTGACCGGTAGTAGCACCGTCGGTTGGCAGTCCCTCGATCCAGCTTCCCTGAGTAAAGTCAAAATCCTCGATGTGCATTTGGTTGAAGCCCACCAAGATGTTGTACGCTAGGTTACGTTGCAAAGGATCTTGTTCAATTGCCTTTGAAGGCGATTCAAGAGCAGCCAATCCATTGGCATCATCTACGGTCACGAAGTACTCAACGATCGTTCCCGCAGGTTGACCCGGAATTTGGCCTTCGTACGTAATGCCCGAAGTATTCGCCATTGGGGTCGTCATCCACGGTCCGGTTTGATTGAGGCGATAGTGAGCCGTTACACCACCAAAATACTGGCTGAATTGAACGTTCACCTGAGCACTCAAGTCAATGGCCGCGTTGATCGCCGCATTCGAAACAGGAGAATGGGTTAGGTCCCTGATTCCCATCAAAGCGATTCCATGATCATTGAAGCCTTGTGTTATACCGAACCCGTTTGGTGTACCGTTCGTGATATCATTATCTCCCCCATTCGCGGGAACATCGTCGGCCAGCAGAGTCTCAACCAGCACGTCGTAGTACAGCTGTCCGGTTCCGCTCAAAGTATGAGGTTGCATCGGCAAACCAAACCAACCTTGCGTCCATATCTTTGTTAACGAATCCATGGAGATTCCGGTATAGCGGAAGCTGTCCCAGAACGATCCCGCAATGATCTCACCATCATTGTGCACCTGACCGCTCCAATCGTCCGGATATACCTTTATACCTTGGTCATAACGGCGAATTGAGCTTGCAGTATCGCCAGGTGTGAGTCCTTGAGCCAACAAGCTGTCTTGGGTGATCGAAATTCCCCAGATATCGGCGTAACCTTCGTTCATTCCTCCGTTCGAAAAAGACAGTCCATGCGAAGAGTAAAAACGCCCATTGATCCCATGACCGTACTCGTGATAAACTACATCCTTTACTTGAGCAAGGGAGTAACAGCTCGTCGCCGCTGTGAAGAAATTAATTGAACTTCCGTTGTAATATGCGTTGCACTCGTGTGGAGTGATCTCGATGTTACACGGCAAAGGAAGATCGAGTCCCGTGAAATTGGGGAAATACTTCTTCATGTGGTCGTGAACCAAATCGGTGTGGTAATAAGCCGCACGGGCTTCAACGGTAAACAGATCGCTGATGTCCAAGGTATCACTCGAAGGTGTCAGGCTCAAGGTACTCGACGATACCGGCAAAATAAGGGGATCTTCTCGAACCGATACCCAATGGCCGCGGAGTTTAATAATGGCCGCGGACGGACTCGCCAATGGCGCTACCAAATCACCGTTATCGTCGGTCTGGTAGGTCGTTCCGTCAACCTCTACCTCTACACGGATGAACGGCTCGTTGGTTTCGGGTTGAAATACCTTCTCGGTGCGAACATTTCCACGAATATGGGTCGTGTCAGTTGTGAATTGATGCACCTGATTTTCTCTGTAGAGCACAGTTCCATCGTTCACATCGACATAGGTCGTGTAAATGGCCGGAATTCCTTGCTGTGCATGAACGGTGATCTCCGCGATCTTGTGGTACTCATAAGCCCCTTCTACCGGAAGTGGATATATGAAGTAACCTTCAACTTCTGCTTCGGTGACGGTAGGCAGACCCGCCGAGGCAGCAGCGGTCAATGCGCCCTCCGAAAGTTCGCTTCCGCCCGAGAGGGCGATATTCGGATGAATATCGAGACCCAACAACACCAGGCGGCCGTCTTTGGTGAATTTTAGATCGGCCCGCGCATTCTTAACCAACAAGCCCTGATGACGTTGCTGCAAGATCAAGTGATCGTATGCCGCCGTTTCGGTCTTGGTTAGGAATTCGAGCTCCCCCATCGGCAAGCCTGCACTTTGAAAAGTCTGATTCAAAAAGTTCAAGGCCGTTGATTCATCCGCATTCCCCACGAAAAATGGAGTTCCGAACGCGCGATGCGGCAAGCCTGTACGCTCGTCGAAACGGGCTATCCAATCAGGATGATCAGCGGTGAAACTCTGCCACACGGGGCCATTCTGTAAAGCCTTTTGAACTTGTACGTTGGGTAATTGATGGTCGTAAAGGTATCCGATACGATAGGGGTCGATGTCGTGATCTCCTCCGGCTACGGCTGTAAAAGTCGCCGCCATAGCCAAGAAGAAGTTCAGTAAAAGCCTCTTATTCATGTAGTTCTATTTGGGTTAATGAATTGCCAAGATACAACCTATCCGGCACTCTATTAGTTCAATACGACCGATTTTGGCTCGAGGTTGGCGAAATCAGAATTGAAGTTCTAAACCGTCGTGGGCCAGATGTGCAAATTCCGGCAAACCGCGTTCCACATCGGCATGTCTTCCAAGCTGGTGGCTGATATGAGTAAAATAAGCCCGCTCTACTCCAATGCTCTCGACTTGTTGCAGAGCTTCGTCCAACGTAAAATGACTGTAGTGGGGCTCGTACCGCAAAGCGTTCAACACCATCGCCTTACTTCCCTTTATTTTTTTCTGCGCCTGCGGCGCGATGTGGTTGGCGTCGGTTATGTAGGTGAAGTCGTCGAAGCGGAACCCATAAGTTTGCAGGTCGCGATGCATCACGGAAATCGGCACGATCCGATGCCCTTTGATCTCGAACGGCTCATCGGCCAATCGCTCAAAATGGATCGAAGGTACACCCGGATAATCGCCAAAGGCATAGCCAAAGCGGGTTCGTAGATCCTCTTCGGTATGATCCGAGGCATATAAAGGCATAGAGCCTTTTTGAAAGTAGTTGAACGCCCTTACATCGTCAAGCCCGGCCACATGATCGGTATGCTCGTGAGTATAGAGCACGGCATCGAGC
This sequence is a window from Flavobacteriales bacterium. Protein-coding genes within it:
- a CDS encoding MBL fold metallo-hydrolase; translation: MKITFLGTGTSQGIPMIGCDCSVCGSNDPRDQRLRSSILIEWDDCRVVVDTGPDFRYQMLRAGVKRLDAVLYTHEHTDHVAGLDDVRAFNYFQKGSMPLYASDHTEEDLRTRFGYAFGDYPGVPSIHFERLADEPFEIKGHRIVPISVMHRDLQTYGFRFDDFTYITDANHIAPQAQKKIKGSKAMVLNALRYEPHYSHFTLDEALQQVESIGVERAYFTHISHQLGRHADVERGLPEFAHLAHDGLELQF
- a CDS encoding T9SS type A sorting domain-containing protein, whose product is MNKRLLLNFFLAMAATFTAVAGGDHDIDPYRIGYLYDHQLPNVQVQKALQNGPVWQSFTADHPDWIARFDERTGLPHRAFGTPFFVGNADESTALNFLNQTFQSAGLPMGELEFLTKTETAAYDHLILQQRHQGLLVKNARADLKFTKDGRLVLLGLDIHPNIALSGGSELSEGALTAAASAGLPTVTEAEVEGYFIYPLPVEGAYEYHKIAEITVHAQQGIPAIYTTYVDVNDGTVLYRENQVHQFTTDTTHIRGNVRTEKVFQPETNEPFIRVEVEVDGTTYQTDDNGDLVAPLASPSAAIIKLRGHWVSVREDPLILPVSSSTLSLTPSSDTLDISDLFTVEARAAYYHTDLVHDHMKKYFPNFTGLDLPLPCNIEITPHECNAYYNGSSINFFTAATSCYSLAQVKDVVYHEYGHGINGRFYSSHGLSFSNGGMNEGYADIWGISITQDSLLAQGLTPGDTASSIRRYDQGIKVYPDDWSGQVHNDGEIIAGSFWDSFRYTGISMDSLTKIWTQGWFGLPMQPHTLSGTGQLYYDVLVETLLADDVPANGGDNDITNGTPNGFGITQGFNDHGIALMGIRDLTHSPVSNAAINAAIDLSAQVNVQFSQYFGGVTAHYRLNQTGPWMTTPMANTSGITYEGQIPGQPAGTIVEYFVTVDDANGLAALESPSKAIEQDPLQRNLAYNILVGFNQMHIEDFDFTQGSWIEGLPTDGATTGQWIIDVPDPTYASNDMSLGFVQPGSQNTQGGFICAVTGNNGGGVFTQDDVDGGETTLISPEFDLTGYSDPIISYYRWFSNNSGSNPGTDPWIVYISNDGGTTWVEIENTRAWDASWRRAVHRVSDYVTPNSTVSVRFVASDFDPGAVVEAAIDDLEIWKSTSIGLAEEDVTYFNVYPNPTAEELVVDFDLVQSRNAEVAVVDIMGRTVMTTSLGQQDAGNNKARLNVSGLAPGTYQLVLTANGYVKTKSFVKR